A single region of the Candidatus Omnitrophota bacterium genome encodes:
- a CDS encoding ATP-dependent Clp protease ATP-binding subunit codes for MFNRFTERARKVIILAKEEAKRFNHDYIGTEHILLGLIREGEGVAANVLEKMGVSLENIRIEIEKLVQPGPATQIMGDLPFTPRAKKALELSAEEARALGHNYIGTEHLLLGLIREEEGVASQVLLNLGLDLSTVRNKIMEVLGSELPGFGAQAAAKTKTPALDAFGRDLTVLARENKLDPVIDRKNEIERVIQILSRRTKNNPVLLGEAGVGKTAIVEGLAQSVIAGNVPELLRHKRLIVLDLALMVAGTKYRGQFEERIKAVMEEIKRSQDVIIFIDELHTLVGAGAAEGAIDASNILKPALSRGEIQCIGATTMDEYRKYIEKDAALERRFQTIMVEPPSVEQTIDILKGLREKYEAHHKVIYTDEALGAAAKLSDRYISGRFMPDKAIDLIDEAGSRARLNVLVVPPEIKEFEAKVESLKKEKEVHIKNQDFEKAAALRDQERIAREELERLNREWSQTKDKIKPELTEEDMAKIVSQWTGVPLFRLEEKEGEKLLKIEEELHKHVVGQEEAISAIAHAVRRSRAGIKDPRRPIGSFIFLGPTGVGKTLLARALAEYMFGDEDALIQLDMSEYMEKFNVSRLIGAPPGYVGYEEGGQLTEKVRRRPYSVILLDEIEKAHPDVFNLLLQAFEDGRLTDSFARKVDFRNTIMIMTSNVGAELIRKSGAIGFKNQKEEVTYQDMKGKLLEEVKRTFKPEFLNRIDDIIVFRPLVKEDLVKIVDIEIAHVAERLKEQDIMLEVSQEAKEFLIEKGFDPVFGARPLKRTIQRFLEDPLASEIISKKFKGNMTIKVSRKNEDLVFEI; via the coding sequence ATGTTTAACCGATTTACTGAACGCGCCAGGAAAGTGATCATTTTAGCTAAAGAAGAGGCAAAGCGTTTTAACCACGATTACATCGGGACTGAGCATATACTTTTAGGTTTGATCCGCGAGGGCGAAGGCGTAGCCGCCAATGTCCTGGAAAAGATGGGGGTTTCCCTGGAAAATATCCGGATCGAGATCGAGAAATTGGTTCAGCCGGGTCCGGCTACCCAGATAATGGGCGATCTGCCTTTTACGCCCCGGGCCAAGAAGGCCTTGGAATTATCCGCGGAAGAAGCCAGAGCCCTGGGGCATAATTATATCGGGACCGAGCATTTATTGCTGGGGTTGATCCGTGAGGAAGAGGGCGTGGCTTCCCAGGTATTGCTCAATCTGGGGTTGGATCTGAGCACGGTCAGGAATAAGATAATGGAAGTCCTGGGCTCTGAATTGCCGGGATTCGGCGCTCAGGCCGCGGCCAAGACAAAGACCCCTGCGCTGGACGCGTTCGGTCGGGACCTTACTGTTCTGGCCCGGGAAAATAAGCTTGACCCGGTGATCGACCGTAAGAATGAGATCGAGCGGGTCATCCAGATATTAAGCCGCAGGACCAAGAATAATCCGGTTTTATTGGGCGAGGCGGGCGTTGGTAAAACCGCTATTGTCGAGGGTCTGGCCCAGTCGGTCATTGCCGGTAATGTCCCGGAGTTATTAAGGCATAAGCGCCTTATTGTCCTGGACCTGGCTTTGATGGTAGCCGGAACCAAATACCGCGGCCAGTTCGAGGAAAGGATAAAAGCGGTAATGGAGGAGATAAAGCGTTCGCAGGATGTGATCATTTTTATCGACGAACTGCATACCCTGGTCGGAGCAGGTGCCGCCGAAGGCGCGATAGACGCGTCCAATATCCTTAAACCCGCGCTTTCCCGCGGTGAGATACAGTGCATCGGCGCTACCACTATGGATGAATACCGCAAGTATATTGAGAAAGACGCTGCGCTGGAACGCCGGTTCCAGACCATAATGGTCGAGCCTCCTTCAGTCGAGCAGACCATAGATATATTGAAAGGGTTGCGCGAGAAGTACGAGGCGCACCATAAAGTCATCTATACGGATGAGGCATTGGGCGCGGCGGCAAAGCTTTCCGACCGCTACATATCCGGCAGGTTTATGCCGGATAAGGCCATTGATCTGATCGATGAGGCCGGTTCGCGCGCCCGGCTGAACGTTCTGGTAGTGCCGCCGGAGATAAAAGAATTCGAGGCGAAAGTCGAGTCTCTGAAAAAGGAAAAAGAGGTCCATATCAAGAACCAGGATTTCGAGAAGGCCGCGGCTTTAAGGGACCAGGAAAGGATCGCCAGGGAAGAACTGGAACGTTTGAACCGGGAATGGAGCCAGACAAAAGATAAGATCAAGCCGGAGTTGACCGAAGAGGATATGGCCAAGATCGTCTCTCAATGGACCGGCGTTCCTTTGTTCCGGCTGGAAGAAAAAGAAGGCGAGAAGCTTTTGAAGATAGAGGAAGAATTGCATAAACACGTGGTCGGCCAGGAAGAGGCGATATCCGCGATAGCCCATGCGGTCAGGCGTTCTCGCGCCGGGATAAAAGACCCGCGCAGGCCGATCGGCTCTTTCATATTCCTGGGGCCGACCGGAGTGGGAAAGACGCTGTTAGCCAGGGCGTTGGCGGAATATATGTTCGGCGATGAAGACGCGTTGATCCAGCTGGATATGTCCGAATATATGGAAAAATTCAACGTTTCGCGTTTGATCGGAGCGCCTCCGGGATACGTAGGGTATGAAGAGGGGGGGCAGCTTACCGAGAAAGTAAGGCGCAGGCCGTATTCGGTGATCCTTCTTGACGAGATCGAAAAAGCCCATCCGGACGTGTTCAATCTGCTCCTGCAGGCGTTCGAGGATGGAAGGCTTACCGACAGTTTTGCCCGCAAGGTGGATTTTCGCAATACTATAATGATAATGACTTCTAACGTCGGAGCTGAGCTTATTCGTAAATCCGGGGCTATCGGTTTTAAGAACCAAAAGGAAGAAGTGACCTACCAGGATATGAAGGGAAAGCTTCTGGAAGAGGTGAAGCGCACTTTTAAGCCGGAATTCCTCAACCGTATAGACGATATTATAGTCTTCCGGCCTTTGGTGAAAGAGGACCTGGTAAAGATCGTGGATATCGAGATCGCGCATGTGGCTGAACGGTTGAAGGAACAGGATATAATGCTGGAGGTTTCCCAGGAAGCCAAGGAATTCCTTATCGAGAAGGGCTTTGATCCGGTGTTCGGGGCAAGGCCGCTTAAAAGGACTATCCAGCGGTTCCTGGAGGATCCTTTGGCCTCGGAGATAATCTCCAAGAAATTCAAAGGCAATATGACCATAAAGGTCAGCCGTAAGAACGAAGACCTGGTTTTTGAAATATGA
- a CDS encoding UvrB/UvrC motif-containing protein gives MLCDNCKKNPATVHLTEIVDEQMTELHLCEECAKKKSSQMEQQFGLSDLLAGLADFEKPVEDKEAVSIQCPNCGLTYKDFKKIGRLGCSECYDTFKKFLSPLLKRIHGSSAHCGKCPVKAGKPSKKELDLVDLRLRLQKAVEAEEYEEAAKLRDRIKQIQDKKAQAEDKGLES, from the coding sequence ATGTTGTGCGACAACTGCAAGAAAAATCCGGCTACAGTGCATCTGACTGAGATAGTCGATGAGCAAATGACCGAGTTGCATCTGTGCGAGGAATGCGCCAAGAAGAAGAGCAGCCAGATGGAACAGCAGTTCGGGCTCTCCGATCTTTTGGCCGGATTGGCGGATTTCGAAAAGCCGGTAGAAGATAAAGAGGCCGTGTCTATCCAGTGTCCTAACTGCGGGCTTACGTACAAGGATTTCAAGAAGATAGGCAGGTTGGGCTGCAGCGAATGTTACGACACGTTCAAGAAATTCCTTTCGCCTCTTTTGAAGAGGATACACGGCTCAAGCGCTCATTGCGGCAAATGCCCGGTCAAGGCCGGCAAGCCTTCGAAGAAGGAGCTTGACCTGGTGGACCTGCGTTTAAGGCTGCAGAAGGCGGTTGAGGCTGAAGAATATGAGGAAGCGGCGAAACTGCGCGACCGTATAAAACAGATCCAGGATAAAAAGGCGCAAGCCGAAGATAAAGGGCTTGAAAGTTAA
- a CDS encoding protein arginine kinase, which yields MKVNMVLNDLLNHTSEWLKGTGPNSDIVISSRIRFARNLDKTPFPHWADKKQSKNVLDTVVKGAGECDYLKRTTVFELVDMDNVDKQFLIERHLMSYEHAQKNESKAVIIDDEEIIALMVNEEDHLRLQVMQSGFNLYECWNIINSIDDSLSKKLSYAFQPDWGYLTACPTNTGTGMRGSVMLHLPALVMARQINQVLAAISKLSFTARGLYGEGTQAMGNFFQVSNQVSLGHSETEIIENINSLIRQIIEQENQARDVILNQNKALLEDKINRSYGILKSAHIITSQETTDLMSLVRLGCDMGIIRDIDRRTVNELFIITQPAHLQKIEGKKLSAQERDLKRAELIRNRLNKS from the coding sequence TTGAAAGTTAATATGGTGCTTAACGACCTGTTAAATCATACCAGCGAGTGGCTTAAAGGGACGGGGCCTAACTCCGATATTGTTATTTCCAGCCGGATCCGTTTTGCCCGCAACCTGGATAAAACGCCTTTTCCCCACTGGGCCGATAAGAAACAGTCTAAGAATGTCCTGGATACGGTAGTAAAAGGCGCTGGCGAATGCGATTATCTTAAGCGCACCACTGTTTTTGAACTGGTTGATATGGATAACGTGGATAAGCAATTCCTGATCGAACGCCACCTGATGTCCTATGAACATGCGCAGAAGAACGAGTCCAAGGCGGTAATAATAGATGACGAGGAGATAATTGCGTTGATGGTCAATGAAGAAGACCATTTAAGGCTGCAGGTTATGCAGTCCGGTTTCAACCTTTATGAATGCTGGAATATCATAAACAGCATAGACGACAGCCTCTCTAAGAAGTTATCTTACGCCTTTCAGCCTGATTGGGGGTATTTGACCGCCTGTCCGACCAATACCGGAACAGGCATGCGCGGATCGGTGATGCTGCATCTTCCCGCGCTGGTGATGGCCAGGCAGATAAATCAGGTGCTGGCGGCCATATCCAAGCTTAGTTTTACCGCCCGGGGTTTATACGGGGAAGGCACCCAGGCGATGGGCAACTTTTTTCAGGTTTCCAACCAGGTATCTTTGGGGCACAGCGAAACCGAGATAATTGAGAATATAAACAGCCTGATCCGCCAGATCATCGAGCAGGAAAATCAGGCCAGGGATGTCATACTTAATCAGAATAAGGCGCTGTTGGAAGATAAGATCAACCGCAGCTACGGCATCCTGAAGAGCGCGCACATAATCACCAGCCAGGAGACCACTGATTTGATGTCCCTGGTCAGGTTGGGCTGCGATATGGGCATTATAAGGGATATAGACCGCAGGACGGTAAATGAGTTGTTCATTATTACCCAGCCCGCGCATTTACAGAAGATAGAGGGGAAAAAACTTTCCGCGCAGGAAAGGGATTTGAAGAGGGCGGAACTTATCCGCAACCGGCTGAATAAGTCATAA
- the ilvE gene encoding branched-chain-amino-acid transaminase, which translates to MKIYINGKFYDKENAKISVFDHGLLYGDGVFEGIRAYDRLVFKLKEHIVRLYESAHSIMLKINITQEQMIKAVVQTLKANNLDNAYIRLIVTRGAGDLGLDPRKCNGNSTVIIIADKIALYPEKLYKEGMEIITVPTVRNMPEMVNPQIKSLNYLNNILAKIEALNCGYDEAIMMDSLGYVAECTGDNIFIVKNSELYTPPQCMGTLRGITRDAVLEIASRAKIPVHEHVLTRHEVYIADESFLTGTAAEVIPVVKVDGRMIGKAKPGKVTLELMRLFKKMTQKYGVKY; encoded by the coding sequence GGTTTTTGACCACGGGCTTTTATACGGCGACGGTGTATTTGAGGGCATCCGGGCATATGACCGGCTGGTCTTTAAACTAAAAGAGCATATCGTGCGGTTGTATGAATCCGCGCATTCGATAATGCTCAAGATCAATATTACCCAGGAACAGATGATCAAGGCCGTCGTCCAGACCCTAAAAGCAAATAATCTGGATAACGCCTATATCCGTCTGATAGTGACCAGAGGTGCGGGCGATCTTGGGCTTGACCCGCGTAAATGCAACGGCAACAGCACGGTTATTATTATCGCCGATAAGATCGCGCTTTATCCGGAAAAATTGTATAAAGAGGGGATGGAGATCATTACCGTGCCTACTGTGCGCAATATGCCGGAGATGGTCAACCCTCAGATAAAGTCGCTGAATTACCTGAATAATATCCTGGCCAAGATCGAGGCGTTGAACTGCGGTTATGATGAAGCGATAATGATGGATTCGCTGGGTTATGTCGCGGAATGCACAGGGGACAATATCTTTATCGTCAAGAACAGCGAACTGTACACCCCGCCGCAGTGCATGGGGACTTTAAGAGGTATTACCCGCGACGCGGTGTTGGAGATCGCTTCCCGGGCAAAGATCCCGGTGCATGAGCATGTCCTTACCCGGCATGAGGTTTATATAGCCGATGAAAGTTTCCTTACCGGCACCGCCGCGGAGGTCATTCCCGTGGTCAAGGTGGACGGCCGGATGATAGGCAAGGCCAAGCCCGGCAAGGTTACCCTGGAATTAATGAGGCTGTTCAAGAAGATGACCCAAAAATACGGAGTGAAGTATTGA